One genomic region from Octopus sinensis linkage group LG13, ASM634580v1, whole genome shotgun sequence encodes:
- the LOC115218409 gene encoding ankyrin repeat domain-containing protein 46 encodes MVTTDLLDIMERGHALKDAILDGDISKVKELLDLKTYDTNEQTNSGKTALHLAAIRGYSEIIELLLNHGANPNIKDRNGNTPLHWCGHIESTDLLVSHGASLSIRNKMHKTPIQLAERRGVPIEVLNHMIKLWKLQENDDTVSVDSEKGYYGQSLFMDFCNGVGVKVFSLVVLILLVCSLYIAYSVTGLAHHEKRILIDSTSSRVEL; translated from the exons atggtTACGACTGATCTGTTGGACATAATGGAGAGGGGACACGCCTTGAAAGATGCAATTTTGGATGGGGATATAAGCAAAGTGAAAGAGCTATTGGATCTTAAAACCTACGATACAAACGAACAGACTAATTCCGGTAAAACGGCCCTGCATCTTGCAGCCATACGTGGGTATTCTGAAATAATCGAACTTCTTCTCAACCATGGTGCCAATCCGAATATAAAGGACCGTAATGGGAATACTCCGTTGCATTGGTGTGGTCACATAGAAAGCACCGATTTATTGGTGAGCCACGGCGCATCTTTATCTATCAG GAATAAAATGCACAAGACACCAATTCAGTTAGCTGAACGGCGTGGCGTACCAATTGAGGTTTTAAACCACATGATCAAACTGTGGAAATTACAAGAGAATGATGACACCGTGTCAGTTGACTCAGAGAAGGGTTACTATGGGCAAAGCCTGTTTATGGATTTCTGCAATGGTGTTGGGGTGAAAGTGTTCTCCCTTGTTGTATTGATTCTCCTTGTCTGTTCCTTGTATATCGCATACTCCGTTACAGGTCTAGCTCACCATGAGAAGCGTATCCTTATTGACTCAACAAGTAGTCGAGTTGAACTTTAG
- the LOC115218410 gene encoding DNA-directed RNA polymerase I subunit RPA49 produces MFEVKDKRPTLTIATFSHGKLKKKKHKKIKFLSYLQTQSYNGKRKRILVGKTDSICYVGDNFSGEKSDSSEMYKHYVGVLNKTTGKMQICDVEIFDLQPKFPETQTKDEDISETLGLSAVEQKLMLTNAFGSVTSRRYIESYKKTIVDGTMLDEAMDGVLDQTLNKEDLPVEGAQPETPESSLLPPCNVDATSPEDVYNISDIISPAEMGCLHEYSQDILNFKPEDLEPLKRDNVYCSSVLERLTSLPPLGSPARETKACYLQYLEYMVIFMQMSSRTIKSKLFLNSFPPIVCKEFISKFLLFVRNSKGVLERQATITLRDKLLLHILILLLIIDNFSLSFDNIQKELNIKTLKLQTLFNYIGCQIQKKKDKGNVYKVVVLKTPLKVMKPLKRSKIKF; encoded by the exons ATGTTCGAAGTGAAAGACAAACGTCCGACGTTAACAATtg CAACTTTCTCTCATGgaaaacttaagaaaaaaaagcacaagAAGATCAAATTTCTGTCTTACCTACAAACTCAGAGTTACAATGGGAAAAGGAAAAGGATTCTG GTTGGGAAGACAGACTCAATATGCTATGTTGGTGACAACTTCAGTGGGGAAAAATCTGACTCTTCTGAAATGTACAA ACATTATGTTGGTGTTTTAAACAAAACTACAGggaaaatgcaaatatgtgatgTGGAAATATTTGATTTGCAGCCTAAATTCCCAG aaacacaaacaaaagatgaagatattTCAGAGACTTTAGGTTTGTCTGCAGTTGAACAG AAACTTATGTTGACTAATGCATTTGGCTCTGTGACATCACGACGATATATTGAGAGCTATAAGAAAACCATAGTTGATGGAACCATGCTAGATGAAGCAATGGATGGTGTATTAGATCAGACTCTGAATAAGGAAGACTTGCCTGTCGAGG GTGCACAACCTGAAACTCCAGAATCTAGTTTGTTACCACCCTGCAATGTTGATGCTACATCACCTGAAGATGTCTATAATATCTCTGATA ttattaGTCCTGCAGAAATGGGTTGTCTACATGAATATTCCCAAGATATTTTGAACTTTAAGCCTGAAGATTTGGAGCCTTTAAAAAGGGACAATGT ATATTGTTCTTCTGTATTGGAGCGTCTTACATCATTGCCTCCACTGGGAAGTCCCGCGAGAGAGACTAAAGCCTGTTACCTGCAGTACCTTGAATATATGGTGATATTTATGCAAATGTCATCACGTACCATTAAATCAAAAC TTTTCCTGAACTCTTTCCCTCCAATTGTCTGTAAAGAGTTCATCTCCAAATTCTTACTTTTTGTGAGAAATTCAAAAGGAGTTTTAGAAAG gcAGGCAACTATTACTTTGAGAGATAAGCTGCTCCTTCATATTTTAATCCTGTTGCTGATCATTGATAACTTTTCCCTATCATTTGACAACATCCAGAAAgaactgaatattaaaactttgAA aTTACAAACGCTGTTTAATTACATCGGCTGTCAGAttcaaaagaagaaagataaaggaAATGTCTACAAGGTTGTGGTCCTAAAAACACCCTTAAAAGTAATGAAACCACTTAAACgcagtaaaattaaattttaa